One window of the Anolis sagrei isolate rAnoSag1 chromosome 5, rAnoSag1.mat, whole genome shotgun sequence genome contains the following:
- the TTC38 gene encoding tetratricopeptide repeat protein 38, translating to MASWRDCKAWQDAGLPLSTTSNEACKMYDATLTQYTTWKNDTSLGGIEGSLSKLQAADPNFSMGHVIANGLVLIGTGSSVRLDQELDKSIKKMVALAQSQPLTEREKLHVSAVELFANGQLPKACDTWDQILQNHPTDMLAIKFAHDTYFYLGSQIPMRDSIARIYPHWSPDIPLSSYIKGMYSFGLMETNFLDRAEKLAFEALAINQRDAWSVHTIAHVNEMKADLKSGLAFMKQTENNWKDSDILACHNYWHWALYFIETGNYEAALTIYDTWIAPRCRSSGTMLDIVDNCSLLYRFQLEGVNVGDRWKEVNQLTKKHAKDHILIFNDAHFMMSSLGAKDHQTTRELLTSLQELAQAPDEDHELNLAPQLGLPLLQAFVEFENGNYDKAVELLYPIRYRIVEIGGSNAQRDVFAQLLIHAALKCKSKANQKLARCLLIERDELRPNSPLTERLMRKTTALHALG from the exons ATGGCGTCCTGGCGAGACTGCAAG GCCTGGCAGGATGCTGGACTACCCCTTTCGACCACAAGTAATGAGGCTTGTAAAATGTATGATGCCACACTGACTCAG TATACGACTTGGAAAAATGATACAAGTCTAGGAGGCATTGAAGGATCTCTGTCAAAATTACAAGCTGCCGACCCTAATTTTT CAATGGGTCATGTGATTGCCAATGGCTTGGTTCTGATTGGCACTGGGAGTTCAGTGCGGCTAGATCAGGAACTCGATAAGTCAATAAAGAAAATGGTGGCACTCGCACAATCTCAGCCATTGACGGAGCGAGAAAAATTGCACGTGTCTGCAGTGGAGCTGTTTGCTAATGG GCAGCTGCCTAAAGCTTGTGATACATGGGATCAGATTCTGCAGAACCACCCAACTGACATGTTAGCCATAAAATTTGCTCACGATACCTATTTTTACTTGGGAAGCCAGATACCAATGAGAGACTCCATTGCCCGGATCTATCCTCATTGGTCACCAGACATTCCTCTTAGTAG CTACATAAAAGGCATGTATTCGTTTGGATTGATGGAAACCAATTTCCTTGATCGTGCTGAGAAGCTTGCCTTTGAG GCTTTAGCAATCAATCAGAGAGATGCATGGTCTGTACATACCATCGCTCATGTGAATGAAATGAAAGCAGATCTGAAAAGTGGTCTGGCCTTTATGAAGCAAACAGAAAACAATTGGAAA GACAGTGACATTCTTGCTTGCCATAACTACTGGCACTGGgctttatattttattgaaacg GGTAATTATGAGGCAGCTTTGACCATTTATGACACTTGG ATTGCTCCTAGGTGTCGGTCAAGTGGgaccatgcttgatattgttGACAATTGCTCCTTGCTGTATCGGTTTCAGTTAGAAG GTGTAAATGTTGGGGACAGGTGGAAAGAAGTAAACCAGCTGACAAAGAAGCATGCCAAAGACCACATCCTGATTTTCAATGATGCTCATTTCATGATGTCATCTTTAGGAGCCAAGGATCACCAGACTACTCGTGAACTTCTAACATCTCTTCAAGAGCTGGCCCA GGCGCCGGATGAAGATCATGAGCTGAACTTGGCTCCACAGCTGGGTCTTCCTCTTTTGCAAGCATTTGTAGAATTTGAGAATGGCAATTATGATAAGGCAGTGGAATTGCTGTATCCCATTCGCTACAGAATTGTTGAAATTGGAGGAAGCAACGCCCAA AGAGATGTTTTTGCACAACTGCTAATTCATGCTGCTTTGAAGTGTAAATCTAAAGCTAACCAAAAACTTGCTAG GTGCCTCCTTATTGAACGTGATGAACTGAGACCAAATTCACCCTTAACTGAGCGACTGATGCGGAAAACCACTGCTCTTCATGCCCTGGGATGA